The following is a genomic window from Cryptosporangium phraense.
GTCGATCCGCAGCCCCGGACCGGTCCGCAGGGAGAGCAGCAGTGCGGTGACGACGACGACCCCGACGCAGAGGTAGCCGAGCGCGGTCTGCGCGAACAGCGCCGGGCGCCGGCAGTGCGACGAGCACCAGGAGCTCTACGACGCGGTCGCCGCCGGGGACGTCGACCGCGCGGCCCGGTACGCGTTCGACCACGTGACGTCGGGACGGGAAGACAGCATCGCCCAGGCGGCCGGGTGGTCCGGCGGCGACATCTACCCGATCGCCCTCACCCGGACCCGCCGCCGCTGACCGTCAGAATCGCGCGTAGTACGCGCGGCTCTGCCGCGAGGCCACCAACAGCAACAGGGCGACGAACGGCAGCACGGCCGGAAGGAGCGCGGGCCAGTTGTCGGCGAGTTGGCCGGCCGCGTCCTTCGATGAACCGGGGTCGGACGAGGCGTCGTCGTACACCGCGCAGATCTGGAGGATCGTGACGACGACCGCGATGACGTAGGCGCCGTGTCTGCCCTGCCAGACCCCGCGCAGGACGAGGAACCAGAGGGACAGGAAGACCGCGGAGACGACCGCCGCGATCCAGTCGCCGTCGAGAGCACCTTCCCCGGCGGACCACGCCAACCGGATCGGAGCCAGGACGAGCAGCCCGAACGCAATGATGACGGCCGTCGGAGGGCGCCGTGCGGCCAGCTCTGGGGGCGTCACCGGAGACCTGCGTCCGCGACGGTGTGGAGCGGTGTGGCGTTCAAGGAAACCCCTGTGGATGGTCGGGACGGTGATGTCCACAAGGGTCGCGGTCAGCGCCGGGGCGGTTGGTTCCCGCGCTTACACCGCCTCTGTGCCGTCCGCGTCACTCGGCGCCGGCCGGGTCGGTGCACGCCCTACGTGCGGCGTCACTGACCCGCCGCCGCGAACTGGTGGCGAACCAGGGCCACGATCTCGGACGCCGGCAGCGGCGGTACCGAAATCGTCGACCGCCAGCTCGATACCGAGATCACGCAGAGCCTGCAAACGGCCGACGGTCAACGTGTCGGGCCGTAGGATGACGCTCTCGGTGATTTCGAGGGTCAGCCGGTCCGGCGGATACCCGGTCTCGACCAGAATGCTCTCGACGGTTCGAACCAGATCGGCCTGAGCCACCTGTTTCGGTGACAGGTTGACCGACAGCCGCAACTCGTCGGCTCCCGGAATGCCGGCGCGCCAGCCGGCCGCCTCCCGGCAGGCTGCCCGCAGCACCCACGTGCCCAGCGGCACGACCGCGCCGGTCTCCTCAGCCAGGTCGATGAACGCTCCCGGGCCGAGCAGGCCACGGTCCGGATGGTTCCAGCGGACCGGGCCGTGGTGTCCAGGACGTCCGAGTAGAGCTCGAAACGGCCGCGGCCGGCGCGTTTCGCGGCGTACAGAGCGGTGTCGGCCCGCTGCAGGAGAGTGTCGCCGGAGGCCTCCGGATCGTCCCGGACCACCACGCCGATGCTCGCCTCGACCATGAGCACGTGTTCGTCGAAGATCACCGGCGTGCGCAGCGCCTCCACCAGGCGAGCGGCGACGGTTCCGGCGCCCGTGAGCGGGCAGGGCCTGGCCGACCGGGATCGGGTGCGGCGCCGGGCGAGCGTCCACACCGTCGGCGACCCAGAGCGGGTGCACGGACACGTCGGTGAGGAACGCGATCGCCGATGCACGCAGCGCGCTGCGAATCCGCACCTGCCCTGGCAGCGAGGCCGCCCGG
Proteins encoded in this region:
- a CDS encoding EAL domain-containing protein, whose product is MLGPGAFIDLAEETGAVVPLGTWVLRAACREAAGWRAGIPGADELRLSVNLSPKQVAQADLVRTVESILVETGYPPDRLTLEITESVILRPDTLTVGRLQALRDLGIELAVDDFGTAAAGVRDRGPGSPPVRGGGSVTPHVGRAPTRPAPSDADGTEAV